The following coding sequences are from one Fibrobacter sp. UWR4 window:
- a CDS encoding polysaccharide lyase family 1 protein, producing MFSKSFKDYKPNTNFALITAATMIAMLILSTTVSAATPNFDMVGYATLEGGTTGGNGGKVVEVSNFAEFKQYAEDLETPYVIIVKGEINTGIKTFIDENGHVATSGIETTYGELVQVGNNKTIIGKGDKAFFNRVGLSIQNKHNIIIRNIKFTMSDVPISKTDENKVIAFRNGAEVILNDPDCIAISADSAITVWADKKKQASHNIWIDHCEFYNAYTSNKDRYDGLLDAKNNIYNATFSWNYFHNHHKASLIGNSNSDSLRHEITIHHNFYKDLDARTPMMRHTKIHLYNNYVLGQGTGNGPNVRYGSDDYFENNHYAGLSKAIFAGDDGVATIVGNYYEGCANFQNSGCNSKKMKISVNPGTTLTAKDTAWVTYDAEIKKGTFNPKNIYSYTADPVSDVKSQVTTYSGIGKIDISEYEKGIKIEPVLVSSSSVVPASSFSSKEEPAVESSSSVKEEPAVESSSSSVEEPASSNSEESLALIASGVEYEISPTTKVQIFSITGKLIRQGFFSDRIELKASLPQGSYLMRVQNKTTRFNIK from the coding sequence ATGTTCTCAAAATCTTTCAAAGATTACAAGCCTAATACAAATTTCGCTTTGATAACCGCAGCAACCATGATTGCAATGCTCATTCTGAGCACAACTGTTTCTGCCGCAACCCCGAATTTTGACATGGTGGGTTACGCCACCTTGGAAGGCGGTACCACCGGTGGCAACGGAGGCAAGGTAGTTGAAGTCTCCAACTTCGCCGAATTTAAGCAATATGCAGAAGACTTGGAAACGCCCTACGTCATTATCGTAAAGGGCGAAATCAATACCGGTATCAAAACCTTCATCGACGAAAACGGCCATGTGGCCACTTCCGGCATCGAAACCACTTACGGCGAACTGGTCCAGGTAGGTAACAACAAGACCATCATCGGCAAAGGGGACAAGGCATTTTTCAATCGCGTAGGCCTTTCCATCCAGAATAAGCACAACATCATCATCCGCAACATCAAGTTCACCATGAGCGACGTGCCTATCAGCAAGACCGACGAAAACAAGGTCATCGCTTTCCGTAACGGCGCCGAAGTCATTCTCAACGACCCGGATTGCATCGCCATTTCCGCAGATTCCGCTATCACCGTATGGGCCGACAAGAAAAAGCAGGCCAGTCATAACATCTGGATTGACCACTGCGAATTCTATAACGCCTACACCAGCAACAAGGATCGCTACGACGGGCTTCTAGACGCCAAGAACAACATTTATAACGCAACCTTCAGCTGGAACTATTTCCACAATCATCACAAGGCTAGCCTTATCGGCAACAGCAATAGCGACAGCCTTCGTCACGAGATTACCATCCACCACAATTTCTATAAGGACCTGGACGCACGCACCCCCATGATGCGCCACACCAAGATCCATCTGTACAATAATTACGTCCTCGGTCAAGGTACAGGCAACGGCCCCAATGTCCGCTACGGCTCCGACGACTACTTTGAAAACAATCATTACGCAGGTCTGAGCAAGGCAATCTTCGCAGGCGACGACGGCGTAGCAACCATCGTAGGCAACTATTACGAAGGCTGCGCCAACTTCCAGAATAGCGGCTGCAACAGCAAGAAGATGAAAATTTCCGTAAACCCCGGCACAACCCTTACAGCAAAGGACACCGCCTGGGTTACCTACGACGCAGAAATTAAGAAAGGGACATTCAACCCCAAGAACATTTACAGCTATACCGCTGATCCCGTCAGCGATGTAAAGTCCCAGGTCACCACATACTCCGGTATCGGCAAGATTGACATTAGCGAATACGAAAAGGGAATAAAGATTGAACCGGTCCTCGTAAGTTCCAGCTCCGTTGTTCCTGCATCTAGTTTCAGCAGCAAGGAAGAACCCGCAGTAGAATCTAGCTCCAGTGTTAAAGAAGAACCCGCAGTAGAATCCAGCTCCAGCTCTGTCGAAGAGCCCGCCTCCAGCAACTCTGAAGAAAGTCTGGCTCTCATCGCCAGCGGCGTAGAATACGAAATCTCCCCCACCACCAAGGTTCAGATTTTCTCCATCACCGGCAAGCTGATCCGCCAGGGTTTCTTCAGTGACCGCATAGAGCTAAAGGCAAGCCTCCCCCAAGGTAGCTACCTCATGCGAGTCCAGAACAAAACCACACGATTTAATATCAAGTAA
- a CDS encoding glycoside hydrolase family 5 protein, with the protein MKKSFLGLASVVPALMFAACSDDGSSTPAAQDPNAGLITSSGSVQIPTDPNNPNIPVVNSSASNQPVVVPNPEENIADQPISEDEKKDDGASSVGSLKISVAGVAEVGPFASGATVTVSSVDAKTMTVGAAAVNTKTTTALGNYTASGSLTSAIGSFEASGKFFNFSLPDFSNVKSLKAISDLRNRNTVNINILTHLEYGRVQTLVAQQGLSFTAAKERAEKEVLAAFGFKSDSTMFEDISVYHMTDAAASLLALTDAMESNPSLLDDLLKLTADDIAADGKLDENAVKALIGDAAFNMDVNMNISYLSAANNDADISTYTMQKRYLWGAMFNLGSCTDANLNEVKNNNNPNSTIQDKHFICRDGGWAEASAAAVKSAEVAKTAGACDASTAGKVVSYTDGNQYICKKNLWSVATADDIAASQITVACNSSNERGVATASGSSFVCLNGVWTKAAHAAIDYSKGRAMNKKLGRGINFGNSWDAPGSDDGGWGNRISDGDFATVKAAGFNSVRIPVRWYTGMSSKLSGVKEDVQLAIKAGLTVIINNHHNQPVYDAANNGSFDSKLNDFKSEWKQVAQAFESFPDDAIVFEIFNEPHDPMSNAQVNKLMSAGYETIRSISKGKTIMFEGNGYAKFAQIQNLDLPADGNIIVSGHYYDPYSFTHQGHGDSYPCNANAKDGISNMAGNFKSYADSAARYYPDVNGGSVPMNMGEFGVANKGQCSSISDSKREAWVDAVVAQAEKYDMSWQYWCFKNCGGFEASNGGSWHGNMLNVFKKYFK; encoded by the coding sequence ATGAAAAAATCATTTTTAGGCTTAGCTTCTGTCGTCCCCGCATTGATGTTTGCGGCTTGTTCTGACGACGGTTCTTCAACCCCTGCTGCACAGGATCCTAATGCGGGCTTGATTACCAGTTCCGGTAGCGTTCAGATCCCGACTGATCCGAACAATCCGAATATCCCTGTCGTAAATTCCTCTGCCTCCAATCAGCCCGTTGTTGTGCCTAATCCCGAGGAAAACATTGCCGATCAGCCGATCTCCGAAGACGAAAAGAAGGATGACGGGGCTTCTTCTGTTGGTTCCTTGAAGATTAGTGTTGCTGGTGTTGCTGAAGTGGGTCCTTTTGCTTCTGGTGCTACGGTGACCGTTTCCAGCGTCGATGCAAAGACCATGACGGTGGGGGCTGCAGCTGTTAATACCAAGACCACGACTGCTTTGGGTAATTACACTGCTTCCGGTTCCTTGACTTCCGCTATTGGAAGTTTTGAAGCTTCCGGTAAGTTCTTTAATTTCTCTCTCCCGGATTTTTCCAATGTGAAGTCCCTCAAGGCTATTTCCGATCTGAGAAATCGTAACACTGTAAACATCAACATTCTTACACATCTGGAATATGGTCGTGTTCAGACATTGGTCGCTCAGCAGGGCTTAAGTTTTACTGCTGCAAAGGAACGTGCTGAAAAGGAAGTCCTTGCTGCATTTGGTTTCAAGTCTGATTCCACAATGTTTGAAGACATTTCTGTCTATCACATGACGGATGCTGCTGCAAGCCTCCTTGCTCTTACCGATGCAATGGAATCTAATCCTTCCTTGCTGGATGATTTGCTGAAGCTTACCGCCGATGATATCGCTGCAGATGGTAAACTAGATGAAAATGCAGTGAAGGCTCTTATTGGTGATGCAGCTTTCAATATGGATGTGAATATGAACATTTCATATCTTTCTGCAGCAAATAATGATGCCGATATTTCTACCTACACCATGCAGAAGAGATATCTGTGGGGCGCCATGTTCAACTTGGGTAGTTGCACTGACGCCAACCTGAACGAAGTAAAGAATAACAACAACCCCAACAGTACTATCCAGGACAAACATTTCATCTGTAGGGATGGCGGTTGGGCTGAAGCTTCTGCCGCGGCTGTCAAGAGCGCTGAAGTTGCGAAGACTGCTGGTGCTTGCGACGCTTCTACTGCTGGTAAGGTTGTTTCTTATACCGATGGCAATCAGTACATCTGTAAGAAGAATCTTTGGTCTGTGGCAACTGCTGATGACATTGCCGCTTCTCAGATTACGGTCGCCTGTAACTCCTCCAATGAAAGAGGTGTTGCAACTGCAAGTGGTTCTTCTTTCGTCTGCCTGAATGGTGTTTGGACCAAGGCTGCTCACGCCGCTATTGACTATTCCAAGGGCCGTGCCATGAATAAGAAACTCGGTCGTGGTATCAACTTCGGTAATTCCTGGGATGCTCCGGGTTCCGACGATGGTGGATGGGGTAACCGTATCAGTGATGGTGACTTTGCTACGGTGAAGGCTGCTGGCTTTAATTCTGTCCGTATTCCGGTTCGTTGGTATACAGGCATGTCCAGTAAGCTTTCTGGTGTGAAGGAAGATGTGCAGTTGGCCATTAAAGCTGGTCTTACCGTGATTATCAATAATCATCATAACCAGCCTGTTTATGATGCCGCCAACAATGGCTCCTTTGACAGTAAGCTGAATGATTTCAAGTCTGAATGGAAACAGGTTGCACAGGCCTTTGAATCTTTCCCGGACGACGCTATCGTCTTTGAAATTTTCAATGAACCCCATGATCCTATGTCCAATGCTCAGGTGAACAAGCTGATGTCTGCTGGTTATGAAACAATTCGTTCCATCTCCAAGGGCAAGACCATTATGTTCGAAGGCAATGGTTACGCTAAGTTCGCTCAGATTCAGAACCTCGATCTTCCTGCTGACGGCAATATCATCGTGTCTGGTCATTACTATGATCCGTATTCCTTTACTCATCAGGGGCATGGAGACAGCTATCCCTGCAATGCAAACGCCAAGGACGGAATTTCCAATATGGCCGGCAACTTCAAGAGCTATGCAGATTCTGCCGCTCGTTACTATCCGGACGTGAATGGCGGTTCTGTCCCCATGAATATGGGTGAATTCGGTGTTGCCAATAAGGGGCAGTGCTCTAGCATTTCTGATTCCAAGCGTGAAGCTTGGGTGGATGCTGTTGTCGCTCAGGCTGAAAAGTACGACATGAGCTGGCAGTACTGGTGCTTCAAGAACTGCGGTGGCTTCGAGGCTTCCAATGGCGGTTCTTGGCACGGAAACATGCTTAACGTCTTCAAGAAGTACTTCAAGTAG
- the leuC gene encoding 3-isopropylmalate dehydratase large subunit, with protein MGKSLYQKIFESHTVAKLPSGQCQLFIGLHLCHEVTSPQAFASLREDGTKVLFPERTFATVDHIIPTTFPERNRPLQDGISEEMFSHIEKNTESNGIKFFGPKTCEQGVIHIVGPEEGVTQPGMTVACGDSHTATHGAFGAIAFGIGTSQVADVLATQTLAMSPLKTRRINFTGKLKPGVTAKDVALAYIAKLGVNGGVGYAYEFAGPVIEAMGMEGRMTICNMAIEGGARVGYCNPDEKTFEFLKGKPYAPKADKWDEAVAYWKSVATDADAQFDDEIEINCDNLEPMVTWGITPAQAIQLNDNMPKIAEFEGSEKKVISEAYEYMGWEEGGKMIGTPIDIAFVGSCTNGRLSDLQAAAEIIKGHKVADTVKMWVVPGSMKIKVEAEALGLDKIFKEAGAEWREAGCSLCLAMNPDKLKGRQVSASSSNRNFKGRQGSPTGRTILMSPAMVAAAAIEGKVTDVRKYIK; from the coding sequence ATGGGAAAATCATTATACCAGAAAATCTTCGAAAGCCACACTGTTGCTAAGCTCCCCAGCGGCCAGTGCCAGCTTTTCATCGGTCTCCACCTCTGCCACGAAGTGACCAGCCCCCAGGCTTTCGCATCTCTCCGTGAAGATGGCACCAAGGTCCTGTTCCCGGAACGCACCTTCGCCACCGTTGACCACATTATTCCCACCACTTTCCCGGAACGTAACCGTCCTCTCCAGGATGGCATTTCCGAAGAAATGTTCTCCCATATCGAAAAGAATACTGAATCCAACGGCATCAAGTTCTTCGGTCCCAAGACCTGCGAACAGGGCGTGATCCACATCGTTGGCCCGGAAGAAGGCGTTACCCAGCCGGGTATGACCGTCGCTTGCGGTGACTCCCACACTGCTACCCACGGCGCTTTCGGCGCTATCGCATTCGGTATCGGTACCAGCCAGGTTGCTGACGTTCTCGCTACCCAGACTTTGGCCATGAGCCCCCTCAAGACCCGCCGCATCAACTTCACCGGTAAGCTGAAGCCGGGTGTTACCGCTAAGGACGTTGCCCTCGCCTACATCGCCAAGCTTGGCGTGAACGGTGGCGTTGGCTACGCTTACGAATTTGCAGGTCCCGTCATCGAAGCTATGGGCATGGAAGGCCGTATGACCATCTGTAACATGGCTATCGAAGGCGGCGCACGCGTTGGCTACTGCAACCCCGACGAAAAGACTTTTGAATTCCTGAAGGGCAAGCCCTACGCCCCCAAGGCAGACAAGTGGGATGAAGCCGTTGCATACTGGAAGTCCGTGGCTACCGACGCCGACGCTCAGTTCGACGACGAAATCGAAATCAACTGCGACAACCTGGAACCCATGGTGACCTGGGGTATCACTCCGGCACAGGCAATCCAGCTCAACGACAACATGCCGAAGATCGCAGAATTCGAAGGCTCCGAAAAGAAGGTCATCTCCGAAGCTTATGAATACATGGGCTGGGAAGAAGGTGGCAAGATGATCGGCACCCCCATCGACATCGCATTCGTGGGTTCCTGCACCAACGGCCGTCTCTCCGACCTCCAGGCTGCTGCTGAAATCATCAAGGGCCACAAGGTTGCCGACACCGTCAAGATGTGGGTTGTTCCTGGTTCCATGAAGATCAAGGTTGAAGCAGAAGCTCTCGGTCTCGACAAGATCTTTAAGGAAGCAGGTGCAGAATGGCGTGAAGCTGGCTGCTCTCTCTGCCTCGCCATGAATCCGGATAAGCTGAAGGGCCGCCAGGTTAGCGCTTCTTCCAGCAACCGTAACTTCAAGGGCCGCCAGGGTTCTCCCACCGGCCGTACCATTTTGATGAGCCCCGCCATGGTTGCCGCTGCCGCTATCGAAGGCAAGGTTACCGACGTCCGCAAGTACATCAAGTAA
- a CDS encoding 3-isopropylmalate dehydratase small subunit 2 has translation MNSIDIVKGSGVPVRGNDIDTDRIIPARFLKCVTFEGLGANAFADDIAGLEAQGKIHPFRDPAYKNGTILVSNQNFGCGSSREHAPQALKRWGIKAIIAESYSEIFFGNCVALGVPCFKVDHATADKILAWIEANPSKELETSTDARTLKLGDETIALTLADGPRGQFLDGSWNARSALQANADKVQELAAKLPYMNFLK, from the coding sequence ATGAATTCTATTGACATCGTTAAAGGTTCCGGCGTTCCTGTTCGCGGTAACGACATCGATACCGACCGTATCATTCCGGCTCGCTTCCTCAAGTGCGTGACTTTCGAAGGTCTCGGCGCAAACGCTTTCGCTGACGATATCGCCGGCCTGGAAGCCCAGGGCAAGATTCACCCCTTCCGTGACCCGGCCTACAAGAACGGCACCATCCTGGTTTCCAACCAGAACTTCGGTTGCGGTTCCAGCCGTGAACACGCTCCTCAGGCTCTGAAGCGCTGGGGCATCAAGGCCATCATCGCAGAAAGCTATTCCGAAATCTTCTTCGGCAACTGCGTCGCCCTGGGCGTTCCCTGCTTCAAGGTTGACCACGCTACTGCAGACAAGATTCTCGCTTGGATCGAAGCTAATCCTTCCAAGGAACTGGAAACCAGCACCGACGCTCGCACCCTGAAGCTGGGTGACGAAACCATCGCCCTCACTCTGGCTGATGGTCCTCGCGGTCAGTTCCTGGACGGTTCCTGGAACGCTCGCTCCGCCCTTCAGGCAAACGCCGACAAGGTGCAGGAACTGGCAGCAAAGCTTCCGTACATGAACTTCCTTAAGTAA
- a CDS encoding single-stranded DNA-binding protein, which produces MAYLNKVMLIGNVGKDPVISAGATGRKRVSFSLATSRRYRDNNGEQKEQTDWHNIVGWGKVADTMEQLGVKKGTTLYVEGSLTNRSWTDQSGQKRYSTEVSLDTFQLLSSRNSNGGQGGSFNQAGNSYSQSNNFNQQSSAPAYDAPMPDEEDGLPF; this is translated from the coding sequence ATGGCTTATTTGAATAAAGTGATGCTCATTGGCAACGTAGGTAAGGATCCTGTCATTAGCGCAGGCGCAACTGGTCGCAAGCGCGTATCCTTCTCCCTCGCCACCTCCCGTCGCTACCGCGATAACAACGGCGAACAGAAGGAACAGACCGATTGGCACAACATCGTTGGTTGGGGCAAGGTCGCCGACACTATGGAACAGCTGGGCGTCAAGAAGGGTACCACCCTTTATGTAGAAGGTTCCCTCACCAACCGTAGCTGGACCGACCAGAGCGGTCAGAAGCGTTATTCCACCGAAGTAAGTCTGGATACTTTCCAGCTTCTTTCCAGCCGTAATTCCAACGGCGGCCAGGGTGGCAGCTTCAACCAGGCGGGCAACAGCTACAGCCAGTCCAACAACTTCAACCAGCAGAGTTCCGCTCCGGCATACGACGCACCTATGCCGGATGAAGAAGACGGTCTTCCGTTCTAA
- a CDS encoding M23 family metallopeptidase — MRYKVLDYLYKQGGLTLFAFSGESDLPLETLQDTALALNAGARFVVVDFSGKAETVGNIYVNDLLERLVTKQELDSLGEGSCIISGNRLLPTNDDQFRNLYHNLQLIQEYVPQILGIVPMDMNHEEATYIPLVTRLLVIAGKDMDFACEQIEDLKGLQQTNILWLFNEKPNKKRFPRAAATINASQSFTKECTVLKTNQAWKKNPKSFGSTIESLHKVQILQKNPLDGIPKLFRKFYPIFLIIAVLIPFLFVSKLEPSVSNTRNRIHERDIITTAPSFEYTFDGKESVNRVARYGIGRFCALVADEKMVKQYMDVTLDENGYNANAWTKENNQIIPPAGTVIKFSRPDMFNETSADSTGSAWKYWTSIYSDSIAYLTEFYYENQTQTNRKHQAIDVAGKQGARILAPFSAKAWTSKDERGGIIIGLVHEKQVVVFMHCDKLLYLDGQEVMAGDPIATVGTSGHTTGPHAHIVTGIVDKNGTKRLGNIKYKVMDPITWYYRFKPKSLK, encoded by the coding sequence ATGCGCTATAAGGTTCTAGACTACTTGTACAAGCAAGGTGGTCTAACCCTTTTTGCCTTTTCTGGCGAATCGGATTTACCCCTAGAAACCTTGCAAGATACAGCGCTGGCATTAAACGCCGGCGCTCGTTTTGTTGTTGTGGATTTTTCCGGAAAAGCAGAAACCGTAGGAAACATCTACGTAAACGACCTGCTGGAACGACTCGTTACCAAGCAGGAGCTGGACAGCCTCGGCGAAGGTTCCTGCATCATCTCCGGAAATAGACTCCTCCCCACCAACGACGACCAGTTTAGAAACCTCTATCACAATCTTCAACTGATACAGGAATACGTCCCTCAGATTCTCGGCATCGTCCCCATGGACATGAACCATGAAGAGGCGACCTACATTCCTCTGGTGACAAGACTTCTTGTAATCGCAGGAAAGGACATGGATTTCGCCTGCGAGCAGATTGAAGATCTTAAAGGATTGCAGCAAACAAATATTCTCTGGTTATTCAACGAGAAGCCCAATAAGAAGCGCTTCCCCAGGGCCGCAGCAACGATTAACGCAAGCCAATCCTTCACCAAGGAATGCACCGTCCTTAAGACTAATCAGGCGTGGAAAAAGAATCCCAAGTCTTTTGGATCGACCATTGAGAGCCTTCACAAGGTACAGATCCTCCAGAAGAATCCATTGGACGGCATTCCAAAATTATTCAGGAAGTTCTACCCCATCTTCCTAATCATCGCAGTTCTTATCCCGTTCCTGTTCGTATCCAAGCTGGAACCAAGTGTATCCAACACAAGAAATAGAATTCACGAACGTGATATTATCACCACGGCACCATCATTCGAATACACCTTTGACGGCAAGGAATCCGTGAACCGTGTTGCAAGATACGGAATCGGCCGTTTCTGCGCGCTTGTTGCTGACGAAAAGATGGTCAAGCAATATATGGATGTAACGCTGGACGAAAACGGTTACAACGCAAATGCATGGACCAAGGAAAACAACCAGATTATCCCTCCTGCAGGAACCGTAATCAAGTTTTCCCGTCCCGACATGTTCAACGAAACTTCAGCAGACTCAACTGGTTCCGCATGGAAATACTGGACGTCCATTTACTCCGACAGTATCGCTTACCTGACGGAATTCTACTACGAAAACCAGACACAGACAAATCGTAAACATCAAGCGATTGACGTAGCAGGAAAGCAGGGTGCCCGCATTCTCGCCCCCTTCTCAGCAAAGGCCTGGACCAGCAAAGACGAACGCGGCGGGATCATCATCGGTCTTGTTCACGAAAAACAGGTTGTGGTGTTTATGCACTGCGACAAATTACTTTATCTGGACGGTCAGGAAGTGATGGCAGGCGATCCCATTGCAACAGTAGGAACATCAGGACATACAACCGGTCCACACGCACACATCGTCACTGGAATCGTCGACAAAAACGGCACTAAACGTCTCGGGAATATTAAGTACAAGGTGATGGATCCTATCACCTGGTATTACCGTTTCAAGCCAAAATCTCTGAAGTAA
- a CDS encoding exo-beta-N-acetylmuramidase NamZ domain-containing protein, translating into MVTLALSNFEKTFPANLRGKRLGAVLHPASVCADLSYTLDLLKSYDGKLFKLSALFGPQHGIKGHTQDNMIEWEGYTDPELGIPVYSLYGEHREPTPEMLSHVDALLMDLQDVGARYYTFIWTLYLCMKACEKLGIPVVVVDRPNPINCVDEEGPVLDLNYTSFVGLHSIRTRHAKTIGELAEQFKAECFPKCELYVMHMEGYDKKMWYDQTGLPWILPSPNMPTLDTAIVYPGMCLFEATNVSEGRGTTRPFEIFGAPFIDAVKLCKYMNGLKLPGVYFRENYFQPTFHKGAGQICGGAQIHVLDRDKFRSFDMAIKLLQYIFNEYPKDFAWKQPPYEYEFHKLPIDILLGNGTFRKEFIESAI; encoded by the coding sequence ATGGTTACACTCGCTCTCTCCAATTTCGAAAAGACTTTTCCTGCCAATCTTCGTGGCAAGCGCCTGGGAGCAGTCCTCCATCCGGCTTCTGTCTGCGCTGATCTGAGTTACACCCTGGACCTTTTGAAGTCCTATGATGGCAAGTTGTTTAAGTTGTCTGCATTGTTTGGACCCCAGCATGGCATCAAGGGACACACCCAGGACAATATGATTGAATGGGAAGGCTACACCGATCCCGAACTCGGTATTCCTGTTTATAGTTTGTATGGTGAACATCGCGAACCTACTCCGGAAATGCTTTCCCATGTAGACGCTCTCCTGATGGACTTGCAGGACGTGGGTGCCCGTTACTACACCTTCATCTGGACTCTTTACCTGTGCATGAAGGCTTGCGAAAAACTGGGTATTCCCGTTGTGGTCGTGGATCGCCCGAACCCCATTAATTGCGTAGATGAAGAAGGTCCGGTTCTAGACCTGAACTACACCAGCTTTGTGGGTCTTCACAGCATCCGCACTCGTCATGCAAAGACCATCGGCGAACTGGCCGAACAGTTCAAGGCTGAATGCTTCCCCAAGTGCGAACTTTACGTGATGCATATGGAAGGCTACGATAAGAAAATGTGGTACGACCAGACTGGTCTTCCCTGGATTTTGCCTAGCCCCAATATGCCTACTTTGGACACAGCCATTGTTTATCCCGGTATGTGCCTCTTTGAAGCCACTAACGTCAGCGAAGGCCGCGGAACCACCCGTCCCTTCGAAATTTTCGGCGCTCCCTTCATTGATGCGGTAAAGCTTTGCAAGTACATGAATGGCCTGAAATTGCCCGGTGTCTACTTCCGCGAAAACTACTTCCAGCCAACATTCCATAAGGGTGCGGGCCAGATCTGCGGTGGCGCCCAGATTCACGTTCTGGATCGTGACAAGTTCCGCAGTTTCGACATGGCCATCAAGCTTCTGCAGTACATCTTCAACGAATACCCGAAGGATTTCGCCTGGAAGCAGCCTCCCTACGAATACGAATTCCATAAGCTGCCTATCGACATTTTGCTGGGTAACGGAACCTTCCGTAAGGAATTTATTGAGTCTGCGATTTAG